The proteins below are encoded in one region of Deltaproteobacteria bacterium:
- a CDS encoding ABC transporter permease: MSLTATASKRRYVPIEPLARWWTGLRRHLSVILEIFALFYRLLLATFSSRTGFPLLLRESARQVYLTAVKGGFLVGLTALILGLLVIVHTTPHLIEIQGEEFIGQLLVIIVIREVGPVLTAFFVLLRSGTAIIVEIGIMAVGRELEALQIMGIDPQRFLGLPRFWGLTASMVALFILSAITAVLGGFIFAQIFAEIYWEGFWLSLLNALGWLDLMVGLAKVILFGMLIATVSLYCGLQAGRQLNSVVRQTSQGAVLSLLFCGAVDAFLSSVFYL, from the coding sequence ATGAGCCTAACCGCCACCGCCTCCAAAAGACGTTATGTGCCGATTGAACCGCTGGCCCGCTGGTGGACCGGATTACGCCGTCATCTGAGCGTAATACTGGAGATCTTTGCTTTGTTTTACCGCTTATTGCTGGCCACCTTTTCCAGCCGCACCGGTTTTCCTTTGCTCCTGCGGGAAAGCGCAAGGCAGGTTTATCTTACTGCGGTCAAGGGTGGTTTCTTGGTAGGTCTTACCGCCCTCATTTTAGGGCTGCTGGTGATTGTCCACACCACGCCACACCTGATCGAAATCCAGGGAGAGGAATTTATTGGGCAACTTCTGGTAATCATTGTCATCCGGGAGGTGGGGCCGGTGCTCACTGCCTTTTTTGTCTTACTGCGTTCGGGCACTGCCATCATTGTCGAAATCGGCATCATGGCGGTTGGCCGGGAACTGGAGGCTCTTCAGATCATGGGCATTGACCCCCAACGCTTTTTGGGCTTGCCCCGGTTTTGGGGTTTAACCGCCAGCATGGTGGCCTTGTTTATCCTTTCTGCTATTACCGCGGTATTAGGCGGTTTTATCTTCGCGCAAATATTCGCCGAAATCTATTGGGAGGGATTTTGGCTATCTTTGCTCAATGCCCTGGGCTGGCTGGACCTGATGGTAGGCCTGGCTAAAGTCATCCTGTTTGGTATGCTGATCGCCACGGTCTCGCTGTATTGCGGTCTCCAGGCCGGGAGGCAACTAAATTCGGTGGTTCGTCAGACATCTCAAGGGGCAGTATTGAGCCTGCTGTTCTGCGGGGCCGTGGACGCCTTTCTGAGCTCGGTTTTTTACTTATGA